ACCAGTCGGGCGGCTTCCTGGACGACACCCCGGGGCGGGCCGAGGTGCTCTAGCGCGGGCTCGTCACGTCCGTGCGCGGGCCGGTGCGCGGGCCGCCAGGGCCTCCAGCAGGAGGTCCACGGCCGGTTCGAAGGAGCTGTCCGCCATCGCGGGCAGCTCCCGCCGCACCGCCGTCAGGGACGGGTACGTCGCCGGATCGAGGTCCTGGTAGACATCCCGCCACGACCGGCGGTCGGCCTCGCGCCGCTGCGGGGGGAGCGCGTGGAACGCCGCCTCCGTGGCGGCGTGGCTGAGCACGGTGTCGATGAAGGCCAGGTAGAGCCGTGCGGCGTCGGCCGGCGGAAAGCCGGCGGTGAGCAGCAGGCCGATCCCCGTCTCGACGGCACGGATCTCGTTGCGCCGCCGGGTCACCCGGTGGGCGGCCATGGCGGCCGCCCGCGGATGGGCGAGGTATCCCGCCCGGACCCTCAGGGCCATCTCGCGCAGCGAGGCCACCCAGTCGTCCCCCGGGGTGAAGCCGGCCATGGCGTCGCCGATGATCCGGTCGGCAATGGCGAGCACCAGGTCGTCGGTGCCGTGGAAGTAGCGGTACAGCGCCGTCGGGTCGCAGCCCAGGGCCGCGCCGATCCGGCGCACGCTCAGCGCCTCGGGCCCGTGTTCGCCGATGAGCCGCAACGCGGTCTGGACGATCAGGTCCTCCGACAGCAGGACGCCCGAACGGGTCGGTCGCCGACGCCGGCGTTCCTGCGGGACACGGGTGGTCATGACCGGGACTCCTCTCCTCGCGCGCCGAGTCTTCTCGCGCACCGAGTCTCCTCGCGCACCGAGTCTTCTCGCGCGCCGACGACCTCCGGCCGACCGGAGCCTTCTCGCGTAACGCAGTGAACGGCGCTCGCCGCCTTACGTCAACAGGGTTGACCCAATGTGGCC
The Streptomyces tuirus genome window above contains:
- a CDS encoding TetR/AcrR family transcriptional regulator, whose translation is MTTRVPQERRRRRPTRSGVLLSEDLIVQTALRLIGEHGPEALSVRRIGAALGCDPTALYRYFHGTDDLVLAIADRIIGDAMAGFTPGDDWVASLREMALRVRAGYLAHPRAAAMAAHRVTRRRNEIRAVETGIGLLLTAGFPPADAARLYLAFIDTVLSHAATEAAFHALPPQRREADRRSWRDVYQDLDPATYPSLTAVRRELPAMADSSFEPAVDLLLEALAARAPARART